The following coding sequences lie in one Aspergillus luchuensis IFO 4308 DNA, chromosome 8, nearly complete sequence genomic window:
- a CDS encoding diacylglycerol/polyprenol kinase family protein (COG:I;~EggNog:ENOG410PFIS;~InterPro:IPR037997;~TransMembrane:6 (o47-66i113-130o136-157i169-190o226-245i257-277o);~go_function: GO:0004143 - diacylglycerol kinase activity [Evidence IEA]), whose protein sequence is MASTNITFSSSRWHAHLGHLLSSTQPKSPTNEALYNTVQNYEISRKLLHISVGVLIFYWHIQGVVIEKILNRNLNALIILAAGDTLRHRFISISAIYRRVVGFLMRLEEANSYNSLIYYLLGTYLVMRIFPVDVAMMGILILSFADTAAATFGRLYATKTVYLRDGKSLAGTLAACISAGLIAAAFWSYVGADQYRLERTSMFDGSLSFCHDAKGMPPHPDCSAITGPWAVVIMSIITGLVAAGSEFVNLLGCDDNLTIPLLSCFGIWLFLSIFGGTGSA, encoded by the coding sequence ATGGCATCTACAAACATCACTTTCTCAAGTTCCCGGTGGCATGCACACCTAGGCCACCTACTGTCCTCAACGCAACCAAAGTCTCCGACGAATGAAGCTCTCTACAACACGGTTCAAAATTACGAGATATCCCGCAAGCTACTCCATATCTCAGTCGGCGTTCTTATCTTTTACTGGCACATTCAAGGGGTTGTTATCGAAAAGATCCTCAACCGGAATCTTAACGCATTAATTATCCTCGCTGCCGGCGACACATTGCGTCACCgtttcatctccatcagcgCCATCTACCGCCGGGTGGTTGGCTTTCTGATGCgcttggaagaagccaacTCTTACAATTccctaatatattatctgctAGGGACCTACCTTGTCATGCGCATCTTCCCAGTTGATGTTGCCATGATGGGCatattaattctatcttTTGCGGACACAGCGGCTGCTACATTCGGGCGCCTATACGCCACCAAGACCGTTTACCTACGCGACGGCAAAAGTTTGGCTGGGACTCTTGCCGCCTGTATTTCTGCGGGCTTGATTGCTGCAGCATTCTGGAGCTATGTTGGGGCTGATCAATACCGCCTTGAACGGACGTCTATGTTCGATGGATCTCTTTCATTTTGCCATGATGCTAAAGGAATGCCACCACACCCGGACTGTTCGGCTATCACAGGTCCCTGGGCTGTCGTAATTATGAGTATTATAACCGGGCTTGTCGCGGCAGGGAGTGAATTTGTCAATCTTTTGGGATGCGATGATAACCTGACCATTCCGCTTCTAAGTTGCTTTGGCATATGGCTTTTCTTGAGTATCTTTGGGGGCACTGGTAGTGCTTAG
- a CDS encoding uncharacterized protein (COG:S;~EggNog:ENOG410Q4KH), translating to MAKLGRDHAYFFANVVSLHDMLRRLAVKLDIDVTRGPQNTPPSKMQIVLFLKVLSKATYEDMLQRIRNLNDVLRTLLDQSAQLEASRQKRSPWRRLLPRFQEARKNAEGLFRAIVGSSNWSCRCQSSHSAHLQLQSNPFAETPKVGKTATYRITFSNSDNGTKNSWTCREVEFEPYTFDQPLAPVTNHALPTYRSNQQKPQKPKVRFKTVEVDFFESKEKSCNVPPIADFCTVLCRGGAHTQPPTQAVGFIADQVSSNVRYNMYFIKCYPEPIRLQTLQQTLPNSSRRHRLYIAAGLACGVLQYHGNWLKKYWDSSDIQLPADDGDDDDATDDVLPSDLYLPWSLNSQNSPSAPTDIKYTQQSPLVRNQVLFPLGIALTELSLGKSITSLRRPQDEQGNEDSTRFITAFRVLNRVQQESGSNYRDAVHNCLCWLEVDSPCLDDEKFQGRVFNAVVAPLLRDLAHFEGVGAL from the exons ATGGCTAAGCTGGGCCGCGATCATGCCTACTTCTTTGCTAATGTCGTAAGCCTGCATGATATGCTCAGACGTCTGGCAGTAAAACTGGATATTGATGTTACCAGGGGACCGCAG AATACGCCTCCTTCAAAAATGCAAATTGTCCTCTTTCTGAAGGTCCTTTCAAAGGCCACGTATGAGGATATGCTGCAGAGAATTAGGAACCTGAATGACGTCCTCAGAACATTGTTAGACCAGTCTGCACAGCTGGAGGCGAGTCGGCAGAAGCGCAGTCCGTGGCGACGACTGCTCCCTCGATTTCAAGAAGCACGAAAGAACGCAGAGGGTCTATTCAGAGCCATTGTCGGTAGTTCCAACTGGAGCTGTCGGTGCCAGAGCTCCCACAGCGCCCATCTGCAGCTCCAATCCAACCCCTTCGCCGAGACCCCGAAAGTGGGCAAGACAGCAACCTACCGGATAACCTTTTCCAATTCAGACAACGGTACAAAGAATTCGTGGACATGTAGGGAGGTCGAATTTGAGCCGTACACATTTGATCAACCTTTGGCACCAGTCACCAACCATGCCCTACCGACATACAGGTCAAACCAACAAAAGCCGCAAAAGCCTAAGGTTCGCTTCAAAACAGTCGAAGTGGATTTTTTTGAGTCAAAGGAGAAGTCTTGCAATGTTCCTCCCATCGCAGACTTCTGTACTGTACTGTGTCGCGGTGGGGCTCACACACAACCGCCGACACAGGCCGTGGGCTTCATTGCCGATCAAGTGAGCTCGAATGTTCGGTACAATATGTACTTCATCAAATGCTACCCAGAGCCCATCCGGCTTCAAACACTGCAGCAAACATTGCCAAATAGTAGTAGACGCCATCGGCTGTATATCGCCGCCGGTCTTGCGTGCGGAGTGCTCCAATACCACGGCAACTGGTTGAAGAAATACTGGGACAGTTCTGACATCCAATTACCTGCAGATGAtggtgacgacgacgatgcaACCGATGACGTTTTACCAAGCGATCTCTACCTCCCCTGGTCTCTAAACTCCCAGAATTCTCCATCAGCACCCACGGATATCAAATATACGCAACAATCCCCACTCGTCCGCAATCAAGTTCTCTTCCCACTCGGCATAGCTCTGACCGAACTCTCCCTGGGAAAATCTATCACCTCTCTCCGACGACCCCAGGATGAGCAAGGAAACGAAGACTCAACCCGGTTCATCACGGCATTCCGCGTCCTCAACAGAGTGCAGCAGGAAAGTGGCTCAAACTATAGAGACGCCGTACATAACTGTctttgctggctggaggTAGATTCGCCTtgtttggatgatgagaagttCCAGGGTCGTGTGTTTAATGCTGTCGTTGCTCCGTTACTTAGGGACTTGGCGCACTTTGAGGGAGTAGGTGCGCTATGA
- a CDS encoding uncharacterized protein (COG:S;~EggNog:ENOG410PMYE;~InterPro:IPR013087): protein MTVRKPAQQDRLIGTEKSDAEPFKFNFHQHVSHKYPQAENQLVERISSAMARQRAILKYRERHHLKLNQGLNIGADDNTTVQLSETVASAFKLETPGQKSDDLMSNSDASFTSYAGSLLSGGEKLAIPAFPREAAERRPFECPYCYYIITLKDRQAWARHIFRDLSPYICIFSGCPTQNKLYESRKAWYRHIRQTHMASQDVRGSYACPLCAEDLLPMASFEKHVGRHLEELSLFVLPRGTEDDEVLDDESGNDEPEHGESDSGQETESGAKLGEDDDIFMTLNGKTMCFPKGSLGGKTISVRAGENGTLTLDVKRPSGRDDAATKATGLDPYVVAPEGAEEPETRGRRMSTGGSSNVERHPRARDRARSRQAAPASASPPRTQRLRQALDHLRPQEEIDRRTDLEDLSLQEEIERLEPSEHQLQFLERLEAAESKSSENEEMKRPRLEVAEEYQRAIEEEALRAQFEEKFRKEEEERIAKERKMKQAAIEEWKLAEIKRRENELNESKEHLRDEFGYTEEETERIVRKRAETSKKDKGRDEDEQQRRDTWIKVHRKYLLPDTLMAYHLPWDWDENDGNYIIIKQWIAEDMQEELFAHTRRIREGH from the exons ATGACGGTCCGCAAGCCCGCCCAACAAGACCGTCTGATCGGAACCGAGAAGAGCGATGCAGAGCCCTTCAAATTTAATTTTCATCAGCATGTGTCACATAAGTATCCACAGGCGGAGAATCAGCTTGTTGAGCGAATTAGCTCTGCAATGGCTCGGCAAAGAGCGATCCTGAAATACCGAGAGAGACATCACCTAAAACTCAATCAGGGCTTGAACATTGGAGCCGATGACAATACCACAGTACAACTATCAGAGACTGTCGCAAGTGCATTCAAACTGGAGACACCCGGTCAGAAATCAGATGACCTGATGAGCAACTCCGATGCGTCCTTCACCTCATACGCAGGCAGTCTGCTGTCCGGAGGCGAGAAACTGGCAATTCCTGCATTTCCAAGAGAAGCCGCAGAACGAAGACCGTTTGAATGCCCTTACTGTTACTATATCATTACATTGAAAGACCGGCAGGCCTGGGCAAGGCATATATTCCGCGACCTATCGCCGTATATTTGCATCTTCTCCGGTTGTCCGACACAAAACAAACTTTACGAGAGCCGGAAGGCCTGGTATCGCCATATTCGTCAAACACACATGGCGAGCCAGGATGTACGAGGAAGCTACGCATGTCCGCTATGTGCTGAAGATTTGCTTCCGATGGCTTCTTTCGAAAAACACGTTGGTCGCCATCTGGAAGAGCTGTCTCTGTTCGTGCTACCTCGGGGcacagaggatgatgaagtcCTCGACGATGAATCCGGGAACGACGAACCAGAGCATGGAGAATCGGATAGCGGCCAGGAAACCGAAAGTGGTGCAAAGCTtggagaagacgatgatATCTTCATGACGCTGAATGGGAAAACGATGTGTTTTCCCAAAGGGTCTTTGGGAGGGAAGACCATCAGTGTGCGAGCTGGCGAAAATGGGACCTTGACCCTGGACGTTAAGAGACCTTCAGGTAGGGATGATGCAGCTACAAAAGCTACTGGGCTCGATCCCTATGTGGTTGCCCCAGAGGGCGCGGAAGAACCTGAAACTCGAGGCCGAAGAATGTCTACAGGAGGATCAAGCAACGTAGAAAGACATCCCAGAGCACGAGACCGAGCAAGATCCCGTCAAGCGGCCCCTGCGAGTGCCTCTCCACCACGAACTCAACGGCTGCGACAAGCCCTCGATCACCTTCGGCCgcaggaggagatcgacCGGCGAACAGACCTCGAAGATCTTAGCCTCCAGGAGGAAATTGAACGACTCGAGCCCAGTGAGCACCAGCTCCAATTTCTTGAGAGACTTGAGGCCGCCGAAAGTAAGAGTTCTGAGAATGAGGAAATGAAGAGGCCGCGTCTCGAAGTGGCAGAAGAGTACCAGAGGGCCATTGAGGAGGAAGCATTGCGGGCGCAGTTTGAGGAGAAGttcaggaaggaagaagaagaaagaatagcGAAGGAGCGTAAGATGAAGCAAGCAGCCATAGAGGAGTGGAAGCTTGCTGAGATCAAGAGACGTGAAAATGAATTGAATGAATCCAAGGAGCACCTGAGGGATGAGTTTGGTTATACCGAGGAGGAAACTGAAAGGATCgtgaggaagagagcagagacatcaaagaaagacaagggacgggacgaggacgagcagcagcgccgcGATACGTGGATCAAG GTTCACCGCAAGTATCTTCTTCCAGACACGCTGATGGCATACCACCTTCCATGGGACTGGGATGAG AATGACGGCAACTATATTATCATCAAGCAATGGATCGCCGAAGATATGCAGGAAGAACTTTTTGCGCACACCCGCCGCATACGGGAAGGTCACTAG
- a CDS encoding uncharacterized protein (COG:G;~EggNog:ENOG410PJTS;~InterPro:IPR036259;~TransMembrane:4 (i21-45o57-75i87-108o192-212i)), which translates to MLSGTLYACSLYLEGIKRYSPLVTGAILLAMLGTMIPSALAASLLMTRLGRYKPWLFVGWVSTLLGTGLLCSVSLQSSTAGSIGKLIAVGAGHGVLLNSLLFAAQAVVPGKDVAYATAIYTTTRALGFTLGVVIEGTLLQNFITNRLADSDVAVAASIAENVTSYVAALQMNSPLPVQRRIVEEALIYGFRWVFIVLTIIGGAGLVCTVAIATRSMDRPLESNHRLEASRAQPQS; encoded by the exons ATG CTATCCGGCACGCTATATGCATGTTCGCTATATCTTGAGGGCATCAAAAGATATTCACCGCTTGTCACGGGTGCTATACTGCTCGCTATGCTGGGAACCATGATTCCTTCCGCTCTTGCGGCATCTCTGCTGATGACACGCTTAGGAAGGTACAAACCTTGGCTTTTCGTCGGATGGGTCTCAACATTGCTGGGCACTGGACTGCTATGTTCAGTCAGTCTGCAAAGCTCAACTGCGGGTTCTATTGGAAAGCTTATTGCAGTGGGCGCTGGTCATGGAGTTTTGTTAAACTCGCTCCTCTTCGCCGCTCAGGCAGTGGTACCAGGCAAAGATGTTGCATACGCGACTGCAATATACACAACCACGCGGGCTCTTGGTTTCACCCTTGGTGTTGTCATTGAAGGGACATTGCTGCAGAACTTCATTACAAACCGCCTTGCAGACTCTGACGTTGCGGTTGCGGCCAGCATCGCAGAAAATGTTACAAGTTATGTAGCAGCGCTGCAAATGAATTCACCGCTTCCCGTACAGCGGCGGATCGTTGAGGAAGCGCTCATTTATGGATTTCGTTGGGTCTTCATAGTCCTGACGATTATTGGAGGGGCGGGACTGGTGTGCACTGTAGCGATTGCTACGCGCAGCATGGATAGACCTCTTGAATCAAACCATCGGTTAGAGGCCTCTAGGGCACAGCCACAGTCTTGA
- a CDS encoding uncharacterized protein (COG:S;~EggNog:ENOG410PNAW;~InterPro:IPR011009): protein MYSTLIQYTAENSNDITLCLVDWETCQFGSYLQDIARFIADVYVLSHFNGNDFSVQLMNGIMKGYRRLNGEEIFQLAAYTGILLLNWEFVIVDDGPGGNELKMTIAAFAANVFLKACGKDREWFKNGDLRCLFN from the coding sequence ATGTACAGCACGCTCATACAGTACACTGCAGAAAATTCGAATGATATTACTCTCTGTCTTGTTGACTGGGAGACATGCCAGTTCGGTAGCTATTTGCAGGACATTGCTCGCTTCATAGCGGATGTATATGTCCTATCACATTTTAATGGGAATGATTTCAGCGTGCAGCTTATGAATGGTATTATGAAGGGTTATAGGCGACtaaatggagaagaaatctTTCAACTCGCAGCCTATACTGGCATACTTCTTCTGAATTGGGAGTTTGTGATTGTGGACGACGGCCCTGGTGGAAACgagttgaagatgacgatcGCCGCATTTGCGGCAAATGTCTTTTTGAAAGCTTGCGGAAAGGATAGAGAATGGTTCAAAAATGGCGATCTGAGATGTCTGTTCAACTAA
- a CDS encoding putative LysM domain protein (CAZy:CBM50;~COG:G;~EggNog:ENOG410Q1MZ;~InterPro:IPR018392,IPR036779;~PFAM:PF01476;~SECRETED:SignalP(1-17)) yields the protein MISTPFFTLAIFASVHGFAINKRFDNGDFPTGNTDPNVASACTYWANSIGSTDTCADLESYYGITATQLTLWNPSLSITNCALKEGWSYCVSAPAISTTPSFTSTMSTTSSTLLPTTTATSASDITTSASSPSPTQSGLSSSCDAFYYVKSGDSCWAIVNSYGNFTLNQFYSWNPAVKSDCSGLQPDYYVCIGVTGSTTVASQTTLPATNTASAVTTTGSYLPEQTGIASNCNKHYYVKHGDTCSDIAINYDISLSDFYSWNPAVGTTCSNLEADYWVCVGISGGTSATTTTPTSTSTSTASSTTPTSSAPSPTQSGLVDDCSAYYEARSGDSCWSIVNDKYTYLTTSLFEEWNPAVRSDCSNLQPGYYYCVATQKQATIPDTINTCNKWHLVADEDNCWSIKQDAGITAGQFNTWNPYVGSSCANLWLGYWVCVGV from the exons ATGATTTCCACTCCTTTTTTCACCCTCGCCATATTCGCATCCGTCCATGGTTTTGCCATCAACAAGAGATTTGACAATGGTGACTTCCCAACTGGTAATACTGACCCCAATGTGGCCAGTGCATGTACATACTGGGCGAATTCTATTGGCTCAACAGATACTTGTGCGGACCTTGAGAGCTACTACGGAATCACGGCTACACAGCTGACTCTCTGG AACCCTTCTCTCTCAATCACTAACTGTGCCCTCAAAGAAGGCTGGAGCTACTGTGTTAGTGCACCAGCTATATCAACCACACCCTCGTTCACCAGCACTATGTctacaacatcttccacgcTCCTGCCTACTACCACGGCGACATCTGCGTCAGACATAACCACTAGTGCGAGTAGCCCTTCCCCGACTCAAAGCGGCCTGAGCTCGAGCTGTGATGCATTCTATTACGTCAAATCGGGCGATTCTTGCTGGGCAATTGTCAACTCGTACGGCAATTTTACGCTCAACCAGTTTTACTCCTGGAACCC GGCCGTCAAGTCCGACTGCTCCGGCCTACAGCCAGACTATTACGTCTGTATCGGTGTCACTGGGTCCACCACTGTGGCGTCGCAGACTACACTTCCTGCTACCAATACTGCTTCAGCGGTTACTACTACAGGGTCTTACTTACCCGAGCAGACGGGAATCGCATCAAACT GCAATAAACACTATTATGTTAAACACGGCGATACTTGCTCTGACATTGCTATCAATTACGACATCAGCCTAAGCGATTTCTACTCCTGGAATCCAGCTGTAGGAACAACGTGTAGTAACCTGGAAGCTGATTACTGGGTATGCGTCGGTATATCTG GTGGTACCTccgcaaccaccacaacacctacctccacatccacatcaacagcTAGCAGTACCACACCTACCAGCAGCGCTCCATCTCCTACCCAGTCGGGCCTAGTAGATGACTGTTCAGCCTACTACGAAGCCAGATCCGGCGACAGCTGCTGGTCTATCGTCAATGACAAATACACCTACCTGaccacctccctcttcgAAGAGTGGAATCCAGCTGTCAGGTCAGACTGTAGTAACCTGCAACCAGGTTACTATTACTGTGTTGCCACACAGAAGCAGGCGACAATACCAGACACGATCAATACATGCAATAAGTGGCATTTGGTAGCTGATGAGGACAATTGTTGGTCGATAAAGCAGGACGCAGGTATTACTGCGGGTCAGTTTAATACGTGGAATCCGTACGTGGGTTCATCGTGTGCGAACCTGTGGTTGGGGTATTGGGTTTGTGTGGGTGTTTGA
- a CDS encoding uncharacterized protein (COG:I;~EggNog:ENOG410PWJI;~InterPro:IPR036291,IPR026055,IPR013120;~PFAM:PF07993;~TransMembrane:1 (i9-28o);~go_function: GO:0080019 - fatty-acyl-CoA reductase (alcohol-forming) activity [Evidence IEA]), translating to MWEYYDKKTVFLTGGTGFLGTAVLLRLLSDAKCKRIYLLLRGGQSRGRQKWGESLPTATVGWLLQHHRLTVLNGDISEPDFALTHDQLNLLRDEVNIMIHAASSINLTQTLPKACKQIVQPSEAVARFGLQCYNLSRFVYVSTAYANSHLHMLSSEEDVTVEERIYPLSNEASRPVSEEYKELQALGTTSEYAVNDFPWAYGYAKHLSERLIMAMFTEAERYDQLLIVRPSIIGPAEYFPFTGYNVLTSSPITVVAAALANVPAVELQFASTMHDPANHATIDEVPVDVVVDRLLVHLAHGTTGCVHAVSGKVGRISMKELYDAIVALRKLPWAPRVAWLYESWHYEGQHWISKLFKVFGTSFSFSEHRTVALRDSSPKEALQGFVLFKTADAGPYELYSRHRDVQECAFVISRRMNVLLRVFSWIVWSC from the exons ATGTGGGAATACTACGACAAGAAGACGGTCTTCCTCACCGGAGGCACTGGCTTTTTGGGAACGGCGGTGCTGCTGCGTCTGTTGTCGGATGCGAAATGCAAGCGCATatacctcctccttcgcGGAGGCCAAAG TCGAGGCAGGCAGAAGTGGGGTGAATCCCTGCCGACCGCAACTGTAGGCTGGCTGCTTCAACATCATCGCCTAACAGTGCTGAATGGAGACATATCCGAGCCTGATTTTGCCTTGACCCATGATCAATTAAACCTGCTACGCGATGAAGTGAACATTATGATACATGCAGCGTCGTCAATCAATCTGACACAGACTCTTCCGAAAGCCTGTAAACAAATCGTCCAGCCATCGGAGGCAGTTGCCAGGTTTGGCCTGCAATGCTACAACTTGAGTCGATTTGTTTATGTCTCGACAGCGTACGCGAATTCTCACCTGCACATGTTGTCATCCGAGGAGGACGTGACCGTCGAAGAGCGAATATATCCTCTCTCCAATGAGGCCTCTCGCCCGGTCTCGGAAGAATATAAGGAATTGCAAGCCTTGGGAACTACTTCTGAATACGCCGTCAATGATTTCCCCTGGGCATATGGCTATGCCAAACACCTGTCAGAGAGACTGATAATGGCCATGTTCACAGAAGCAGAGAGATACGACCAATTACTCATTGTGCGTCCATCAATCATTGGGCCCGCAGAGTACTTCCCATTCACTGGCTACAATGTCCTTACATCGTCACCAATTACCGTCGTCGCGGCTGCGCTGGCAAATGTTCCGGCCGTTGAGTTACAATTTGCCAGTACTATGCACGATCCCGCAAATCACGCGACCATAGACGAAGTACCGGTTGACGTTGTTGTCGACCGTCTGCTCGTTCACTTAGCGCACGGAACCACGGGTTGTGTTCACGCGGTGAGTGGCAAAGTCGGGAGGATCTCGATGAAGGAACTATACGATGCCATCGTTGCCTTGAGGAAGCTTCCTTGGGCCCCTCGTGTCGCCTGGCTGTATGAAAGCTGGCATTACGAGGGGCAGCATTGGATTAGTAAACTGTTCAAGGTTTTCGGTACATCATTCTCCTTTTCTGAGCATAGGACGGTCGCACTACGAGATTCTAGCCCCAAGGAAGCCCTGCAGGGCTTTGTCTTATTCAAGACAGCAGACGCAGGACCATATGAATTATATTCTCGGCACCGGGATGTTCAGGAATGTGCATTTGTGATTTCAAGGCGGATGAATGTGCTTCTTCGTGTATTTTCCTGGATTGTCTGGTCTTGTTGA
- a CDS encoding uncharacterized protein (COG:Q;~EggNog:ENOG410PGYE;~InterPro:IPR001128,IPR017972,IPR002401,IPR036396;~PFAM:PF00067;~go_function: GO:0005506 - iron ion binding [Evidence IEA];~go_function: GO:0016705 - oxidoreductase activity, acting on paired donors, with incorporation or reduction of molecular oxygen [Evidence IEA];~go_function: GO:0020037 - heme binding [Evidence IEA];~go_process: GO:0055114 - oxidation-reduction process [Evidence IEA]) yields MDIICDIIFGQLAESSQTSGCDSSAEFRRDYDQAQAGALHMIKWGRLTYLSSSQKFRVLSATTKSRAFVKRLAQNALSTHEAEGMDKPLPDSLLKQLISDTFDESELVDQLFSVLVRGRDTTASLLSIQFHILARRPDIWAKLRDDVAALDGKPPSIQEIKRLKYVSSVVKESLRLYPAVPRSARVAVKDTLLPTGGGRDGNSPILVAKGQTVVLDLFSLHRNKDTFGDDAEEFRPVRWEGIRPGWGYIPFGGGPRLCIGQRMGFMQATYTTVRMV; encoded by the exons ATGGACATCATTTGCGACATCATATTTGGCCAGCTAGCAGAGTCTTCGCAAACAAGTGGTTGTGATTCATCTGCTGAGTTCCGTAGAGACTATGATCAAGCTCAGGCCGGCGCACTCCACATGATCAAATGGGGGCGTCTCACGTATTTGAGCTCCTCGCAGAAATTTCGGGTATTGTCTGCTACGACCAAAAGCCGTGCCTTTGTGAAGAGGCTCGCGCAGAACGCTCTGAGCACACACGAAGCCGAAGGGATGGACAAGCCATTACCAGACTCTCTCTTAAAACAGCTAATCAGTGATACTTTTGATGAAAGCGAACTAGTCGATCAACTGTTTAGTGTGCTCgtgagaggaagagataCCACGGCGTCCCTTCTCAGTATTCAGTTTCATATACTAGCTCGTCGCCCAGACATTTGGGCGAAGCTAAGAGACGATGTAGCAGCCCTTGACGGAAAGCCGCCGTCCATACAAGAGATAAAAAGACTGAAATATGTCTCATCAGTTGTCAAGGAAT CTCTCAGGCTCTATCCCGCAGTTCCAAGAAGCGCCAGAGTCGCCGTCAAGGATACCCTTCTACCcactggtggtggaagggacGGAAACAGTCCTATCTTGGTAGCCAAAGGCCAGACAGTCGTTCTTGACCTATTCAGTCTACACCGAAACAAAGACACCtttggagatgatgctgaGGAGTTCAGACCAGTGAGATGGGAAGGCATTAGACCCGGTTGGGGATATATTCCTTTTGGTGGCGGTCCTCGCTTGTGTATAGGCCAACGGATGGGCTTTATGCAGGCAACGTATACGACAGTGCGAATGGTATAA